The following is a genomic window from Candidatus Sulfotelmatobacter sp..
CGTCGATCGGGGCGGCGCGTTCGCGGCGCTGGCCGGAACGCTCGGGCTGCTCGAGCCGGCCGAGCGCGCGCGCATCCGCGCCTTCGCGCTGACGAAATTCCGGGGAGATCTCGATTTGCTGCGGCCGGGGCTGACCGCGATGGAAGAGCGCCTCGGCATCCCGTGCGCCGGGGTCGTGCCGTGGATCGACGCGCTCGGCATCGACGAGGAAGACGGCTATGTGGTGCCGCCGACGCCGCCACGCTGGCCCGCCGAGGACGGACCGGCGCGCCGCTTGCGGATCGCCGTGCTGGATCTGCCGTTCTTCGCCAACGCGACCGACGTCGACGCGTTGGCCGCCGAACCGTCGGTCGTCGTGCGCCGCGTCGCGACGCCCGGCGAGCTCGACGGCGCCGATCTCGTCGTGCTGCCGGGCAGCAAGGAGACGGCGCGCGATCTGGCGTGGCTGCGTGCGCGCGGGTTCGGCGAGGCGCTGCGCGCGCACGTCGCGCGCGGGCGCGCCGCGATCGGCATCTGCGGCGGGATGCAGATGCTCGGGGACCGGCTCGACGATCCGCACGGCGTCGAGCGCGGCGGCTCCGCCGACGGGCTGGGCTTGCTGCCGCTGACGACGACCCTGGCGGCGCGCAAGACAACCGTGCGCGTGCACGGGCGCATGGCGGCCGGCGTGCTGTTCGGTCAGCCGGTCGACGTCCCTGCGTTCACCGGCTACGAGATCCACGTCGGCGTCTCGCGTCGCGCGGGCGGTGCGCCGTTCGCGCTGCTGCACCGCGACGGCGCGGACGGCGAGCACGAAGACGGCGCGCTGGCGGGCGTGGTCGCCGGCACCTACGTGCACGGGCTGTTCGACGACGACGCGTTCCGCCACGCCGCGCTGCGCGCGTTGCGCGCGCAGGCCGGGCTCGCGCCGCCGCGTACGCTGGTGCCATGGCGGGAGCAGCGCGAGACGCGCTACGATCGGCTGGCGTCCATCGTCCGGGAGGCGCTCGACGTCCCGCTGCTGGCGCGCATCGCCGGCGTCGGGACGCGCGTGTGAGGCGGCGCGATCTGGCCGTGGCGTGCGCGCTCGACCTCGCGCTGGGCGACCCGCCCGGCTGGCCGCATCCGGTGCGCGCCTTCGGCGCCGCGATCGCCTTCGCCGACCGCCGCCGCGCGCGGGCGGCATCGCCGGCGCGCGCGTTGGCCCAAGGTGCGCTGCTGACGATCGCGCTGGCCGGGACGGCGGCGCTCGCCGGCCGGTTGGTGGAGCGGCGTTCGCGCACCCTCGCGGTGGTGCTCGGCGCCTCGACGCTGGCCATGCGCAGCCTCGATGACGCGGTCGCGGCGGTGCAGCACGCGCTCGAACGGGCCGACCTGGACGCCGCCCGGTGCGCGCTGGCCGCCATCGTCGGCCGCGACGTCGACGACCTCGACGCGAGCGGCGTCGTGGCGGCGGCGCTCGAGAGCTTGGCCGAGAGCTTCTGCGACGGCGTCGTCGCGCCGCTGTTCTGGCTGCGGGTCGGCGGCCTCGGCGGCGCGTTGGCCTTCAAGGCGATCAGCACGCTCGACTCGATGATCGGCCACCGCGAGCCGCCCTACACCTGGTTCGGCCGCGTCGCGGCGCGGGCCGACGATCTCGCCAACGCGGTGCCGGCGCGGATCGCCGCGTTGGCCGTCGCGCTCGCCGCGCGCGGACGCGTCGCGCGCCGCCGTGCGGTCGCGACCGCGCTGTGCGACGCGCCGGCGCACGCCAGCCCGAACGGCGGTTGGCCGGAAGCCGCGCTGGCCGGCGCGCTCGCGGTCCGGCTGGGGGGACGGGCGTGGTACGACGGCGTTCGTGCCGACCGTGCCGTGCTCGGACCCACCTTCGCGCCGCCGCGACTCGGCGATCTCGCGCGCGGCCGGCGTCTGGTGCGCCGTGCGACGGCGGCGGTCGTCGCGCTGACGCTGGCGAGCGCGCGATGAGCGCGTATCACGGTGGCGATCTGACCGCCGTCGCGCGCGAGTTCGGGCGCGATCCCGCCGCGCTGCTCGACTTCAGCGCGAACGTGAACCCGCTGGGTCCGCCGGCGGGCGTGCTCGACGTGCTGCGCGCGGTGCTGGCCGATCCGCGCCGCCTTTCGCGCTATCCCGATCCGCGCGCCGCCGCGCTGGTCGAGGTGGCGGCGCGCGCGCTCGGCGTGGCGGCCGACCGGGTCGTGGTCGGAAACGGCGGCGCCGCGCTGCTCGACGCCGCGGTGCGCGCGCTCGGCGCGCGGCGCTGCGTCTTGCCGGTGCCGGCGTTCAGCGAATACGCGCGCGCGCTGGGCGCCGCCGGCATCGCGATCGTCCCGGTCGAGCTGCGCGCGGCGGACGACTTCGCGCTCGACCTGGTGCGGCTGCTGGTCGCGGTGCACGAGTCGGGCGCCGATCTGTGCGTGCTGGCGAACCCGCACAACCCGTCGGGCGCGCTGCTGCCGCGGCCGGCGATGCTGGCGCTGGTCGCCGAGCTGGCGCAGCAGGGCTGCGCGGCGATCGTCGACGAGGCGTTCGTCGACTACGTGCCGGGCGAGTCGATCGTGGGCGAGCTCGACCCGGAGCTGCCGGTGGTCGTGCTGCGCTCGCTCACCAAGTTCTACGCGATTCCCGGCCTGCGCATCGGGTACGCGTCGGCGTCGCCGGCGCTCGCGCCACGGCTGCGCGATGCGTTCCCGTCGTGGCCGACCGGCAGCGTCGAGCAGGCCGCGGCGCGGGCCGCGCTGGCCGACGAAGCGTACGCGCACCGGACGCGGCGCGAGAACGCCGCCGCGCGCGAGCCGCTGGTCGCGGCGCTCACGCGGGTCGGCGTGCGCGTGCTCCCGTCCGCGGCGAATTTTCTGCTGCTCGACGTCTCGGCGGTCGCGTCCGACGCGATCGCGCTGCGGGCGCGGTTGGTACGCGAGGAGGGGATCGTCGTGCGCGCGTTCCCCGGCGAGCCGGCACTCGAGTCGGCCTACCTCCGCGTCGCGGTGCGCGCGGGGTTCGAGAACGCGCAGCTCGTCGCCGCGCTCGAGCGCGCGACCGACCGGAGGCATCCAGCATGAGCGAGACACCCGGCCCGCGCGGACGGCGCACGCAGGCCTCGATCTCGACCCGGCGCGGCGACGCCGGCGAAACCAGCCTCGGTGGCGGTGGCCGCGTGTCGAAAGCCGAGGCGCGGGTCGAAGCGTACGGCGCCATCGACGAAGTGAACACGATGATCGGTCTCGCGCGCACGCTGTGCGAGGATGCCGAGGTGACGGCGGCGCTGCGCACGATCCAACGCGAGCTGTTCGCGGTCGGTTCCGCCATCTCGACCAAGCCCGACGCGAAGAAGCCGATCCCGGAGATCACCAAGGCGATGGTGGCGCGGCTGGACGCGCTCGTGGCGCGCTGGGAAGCGGAGCCGAACGTGTTGCGCGACTGGTCGATTCCGGGCGAGTACCGCGGCTCGGCCGCGCTCGACGTCGCCCGCGCGATGGCACGCCGCGCCGAACGCGCGACGGTTCGCTACGTGACCGGCGGCGGCGCCGTGCAGCCGACGGTGCTCGAATACCTCAACCGGCTCAGCGACGTGCTGTGGATCGCGGCCCGCGTCGTCGAAGCGCGGGCCGGGATCGACGCGCGCTTGCGCGACGATGCACATCCCGGGCCGCCCTGGTCGCGCGCCTGGTGAACGTCACGGCCGCGGTGACGGCGCCGGTGCGAGCAGCGGATCGGCGCTCAGCGAGTCGGTCGTGTCGACTTGCCGCTCCGGCGGCACGTTGCGGCCGAGCTTGCCGGCGCTGATCGCGATCGCGGCCGGGTTCACGCAGGGCGCCTTGACGACGGTCACATTGGCCGTCGCGGCGTCGCTCCCGACGACGATGATCTGCTGGCCGGTCGTGAGCGTGTACGCCGTCGGCCCGACCTGCACGGTGACGTCGCCGGCGGTGCAGTCGGCGCAGTAGAAGTCGGTCCCGCGCGGTCCGGCGACCAAGTAGCCTTCGGTGCCGCGCACCGCGACCTGCGCCGTCGGCGTCACGAACACGTAGTTCGCGTGCGCGCCGGCGGGGTGCCGGATCGTGAAATGGATCGCGCCCAGCTCGACCGTCAACGTCGTCGGCTTCTCACTCGCGAGCGCGTTGAAGGCGCCGACGCGGACCCGTGCCCGCGCGCCGATGTCGACGGTCGAGGAGTCCGGCAGCCGCAGCAGCGCTCGGGAGTCGGCCAGCGTCACCGCGAGCGCGTCGTCCGGGACGACGAGACTCCCGGCGATCGGCCGGAACGGCTCGTCCGCAAGCTGATATTCGACCGTCCCGCGCACGCGCGCCAGCTCCTTGTCGCCTGCTGCCGCTTGCGCCTGAACGGCCGGTAGGGCGACGAGCAACGCGCACATCACCAGCAGCGGCGTCCGTCCCACGCTGGTCCGCTTCTGCCGCTCGCACTCGTCCCCTGCGGCGCCGGCCGACGTCTAGCGCCGGCGCAGCCCGATCGGCGCGCTGCCGGGGTCGAGGTAGAGCGTTCCGTTCGCGTAGTCGAACGTCGGCGTGAAGTACGAGAGCACGAACACGCCCAGGTTTCCCGCCTCCGTCCAGGACGAGAGCGCGCCGCTCTTCATGTCGGTGAACGCGCACGGCATGCCGTCGATGGTGCGGCCGCCGAGCGCGAAGCGGCGCAAGCGCTCGATGCGCGCCGTGTTCTCGCCGCCGGTGCCGTGCCCGATCACCACCCGCCCGGCCGGATAGCGCGCGAACATTCCCGTGCGACGTAAGAAGTCGCCGAACAAGAGCAGCACGCCGCCGTTGCCCGTGTCGACGCCGAACAGCCCGCGGTGTCCGTCGGCGGACGCTTCGGTCAACGGCATGTCCTCCTGGAACCTGATCGGAACGGCGCTGCCGGATCCGCGGTGCGCGAACGCGTCGAGCGGGGTGAGCGTCACCCGGCGTGCGTGGAAGTCGAGGCGCGTCGCGAACCGTTCGAAGACCTCCAGGCCGAGGATGCCGGCGATCGGCGCTCTCCCGCGGCCGCGGTCGGAGAACGCGGGCGGATAGGGGATGACGAGCATCGGCTGATCGCGCAGCTCGGCCGCGCCCAGGCGGATCGAGCGCACGCGTGCGTACTGCACCGCGATCGTCCCGGCGCCCGAACCGCCGGTCACGCCGGCGCCGGCCGGCCGCAGCCCGAGGGCCGTCGCCGTCTGCGTGGTGAGGATCGCGTGGCCGCCGGTGTCGAGGATGAAGAGCATCGGCGGGTGGCCGTCGATCGACGCCCACACCATCATCACCGCGCCGTCGAGCACCATCGGCACCGAGGCCGTCCGCGCGCCGCCGAGCATCACCGGCGCGCCCGTCGGACGGGGGCGCGTGAAATCGGACGCGTGCACGCTCGGCCGCACGGTGTAGCGGCTCACGTCGAAGACGTAGCCGTCCTCGGGCTCGTGCAGCGTCCCCGCCGCGATGGTGAACGGCAGGACGACGTCGCCGACGGTGCGATAGTCGTTGTAGCGCGTCACCGCGGTCGTCGTGGGCAGCCGTTCCGAAACGCTGGCGGGTAAGAACGTACGCGCGTCGACGGCCAGCTCGGCGGGCGTGCCGCCCGGCGGCACGATCCGCAGGACCGTCACCGCGCGGCCGTCCTCGATCCGCGTGCCCGCGCAGGTGATGCGCGCCGCCGGCTGCGGATCGAGATAGGCGCGCCGGGTCAGATATTCCATGGTGATCGCGCGTCGGCGCGGGAACCAGGCGTCGTAGGCGTGGACGCCGCCCGAAACGTCCTGCGACCACCAGTGCCGGCCGTCGTCGATCTCGGCCGACGGGCCCATGACCGCGATCGAGAAGCGGCGAGCCGTCCGTCCGTCGCGCAGGTCGTCGTCGAAGCGGGCCGTGCCGTGCAGGCCGGACACCGTCGCGCGGCCGCGCGCGGTCAGTTGCGCGATCGCGTTCCAATGGTCGCCGCTCGCCGCGCGCACGTGGGCGAGCGTGACGGCGGCGCAAGCGGGGAGCGGCGGCGGAGCGAGGGCCATGCGCTCACTCTAGCCGCCCGCGCGGTGGTCGATCTAGAAGATCTTTAGCGCGCGAACGCCCGGCGGTACGCCGCCGGCGCCAAGCCGAGCGTGCCGGCAAAGGTGCGCGTCAGGTGGCTCTGGTCGCTGAACCCGCAGGCCTGCGCGATGCCGGCCAGCGAGGCGTCCGAGGCTACCAGCAAGGCCGAGGCGCGGTCCAGCCGCGCCCGGCGGCGGAACGCGCCGGGCGTCGTGCCGAGCACACGCCGGAACTCGCGGCAGAAGTGCGTTTGGTGGAGCCCGGCCATCCGCGCCGCATCGCGCAGCGGCGCCGGCCCGGCCCACTCGAACGCGTCGAGCGTGTGCCGCAGCCACCCCGGCAGCGCCGCCGCACCGTGCGGCTCGCGGAGCGCGCGCGCGCGACGCAGCGCGACCTCGTCGAACTCGACGTTGAGACAGCGCGTCGCGCGGGTGAAGTAGTCGGCGTGCTCTTCGTGCGGATCGTGCAGGACGACCGTGCCCGCCGGACAGACGCGCGGCACGCCGTCGCGCACCTCGGTGTAAGCGCCTTCGAGGACGATCGTCGCGAACGCGATCCCGTGGTGATGGTAGCGCAGCGTGCTTCTCGCGGCGTGCTCGGTCGTGAAGGTACGTGGGCGATCGGCCATGCTCTCCGGTTGATACGCGGCGGCGCCCGGCGAGTTTCGCCGGGCGCCGGGCATCGCTAGCGGGTCGCCAGCTCCAGCTCGAACGTCCGCCCCGGGGCCGGGTAGCCGAAGATCGGCGCGTAGCGCGCATTGGCGAGGTCGCGGACGCGCGCGGTCAGGACGGCCGTGCGCGCCAGCCGGTAGCGCACGTACGCGTCGGCGCTGGTATAGGCGTCGAACGGGTCGGCGTACGGCGCCGCGTTCGTCGCGTTGTAATTCGGCACGTCCGCGGTCTGGCCGACGACCCGCACGCGCGCCCCGTAGGCCAGCGCTCCGCCGTCGAACGGACGCTCGAGCCCCACCGTCGCGATGATCGGCGGCGTGTTCGGCAGGCGCAAGCCGGTGCTCGTGTCGAGCGCGCGGTAGACGTCGGTGACGCCCGCCGTCAGCCGCAGGTGGCCGAACGCGGGCGTCGCCGCGTTCAGCTGCAGCCCGTTGACGGACGCGCGCGAGGCGTTGAAGGGAACGAAGGTCGTCGGATTGTCGACGATCAGGTTCGAGCCGTCGCGTCCGAAGTAGCCCAGGCTCAGGTTCGCCAACGCCGGGAACGCCAGCGTGGCGTCGTAGTCGGTCAGCTTCTCCGGCAGCAGCGACGGGTTGGCGTAGCCGGGATAGTACAGCTCGTCGAGCGTCGGAACGCGGTACGCCTCGCCGACGTTGGCGCTCAGCCGCGCGGCGCCCAGTGCCAGCTTCGCGCCGAACGACGGCGCCGCGACGCTGCCGTTGGGAGCGTCGTGCTCGGCGCGCAGCCCCGCCACCAGTCGCAGCGCGCCGGTGGCGTCGTAGCCCACTTGCGCGTAGGCGGCGGCTTGCGCGGCGCTCGCCCCGACGGCCGGCTCGGGCGCTTCGATGGGTTCGCCGGGGAAGGTCAGCACCGCGCTCTCGCGCGCGACGTCGAGCCCGGCCACCAGGTCGGTGCGCGCGCCGCTCGTGGTATAGCGCAGCGAGGCTTGCGTGCGCGCGTCGTCGGTGTCTTGCGCGCCCTGGCCCAGGCCGTAGTCGTAGTCGAGCAGCTGCGTGCTTCCGCTCAGCGAGAGGCTCAGCGTGCTCGGGCCGGCGGTGTGCGCGATGTCGAGCTGGCCGTCCTCGCGTTGCAAGCCCTGACGCGCATCGGGCGAGAGGAAGCTGAGCGAGCCCGGAACGCCGATGTTCGTCGCCGTGTCGTCGGCCGTCAGCCGCGCCGTCCAGCCGGCGCCGAGCTGCGCGAGGTACGAGAGCCGCACCGCGCTCTGCTGCGCGTCGGCGTTGGTGCGCGTTCCGGCCGGCGTCGCGTTGCCGCCGGCGTACGCGAAGGCCGGGTAGTCGTAGACGTTGTCGGCGACGTGGCGCTCGAACGAGACCAGCAAGCCGCCGGTGCCGAACGCGGCGGCGAGGTCGCGGTCACCCAAGCTGCCGTCCGCGAGACGGAAATAGGACTGCGGCTGGGCGTCGCTGATCACGTTGACGACGCCGCCGGTCGCGCTGGTGCCGTACAGCGTCGAGGCGCCGCTCTCGACCACCTCGATGCGCGAGATCCCGATCGTCGAGAGCGAGCCGACGTCGACGCTGCCGCTGGTGCCGGCGATGATCGGAATGCCGTCTTGCAGGATCAGCGTCTGCTCGGAGGTCGTGCCGCGGATGCCATAGTTGACCTGCGCGCCGAACGGCCCGTACGAGAAGAGGTCGACGCCGGGCACGTTACCCAGCGCGTCGCCGACGGTGCGGTCGCCGAACGCGTCGATCGTCGCGCGGTCGACGACGAACGTCGGACGCGTCGTCGTCGCGAG
Proteins encoded in this region:
- a CDS encoding cobyric acid synthase; protein product: MSASRARGLMVLGTASNVGKSVTVAALCRIFADDGVDVAPFKAQNMSLNAAVTPDGREIGRAQAVQAEAARRPAEVEMNPILLKPTGERRSQVVLEGAIWDDVDAWDYHRRRTAELFPRVVAAYERLAARCELIVLEGAGSPAEINLKDRDVANMRMAQAADVPCLLVADVDRGGAFAALAGTLGLLEPAERARIRAFALTKFRGDLDLLRPGLTAMEERLGIPCAGVVPWIDALGIDEEDGYVVPPTPPRWPAEDGPARRLRIAVLDLPFFANATDVDALAAEPSVVVRRVATPGELDGADLVVLPGSKETARDLAWLRARGFGEALRAHVARGRAAIGICGGMQMLGDRLDDPHGVERGGSADGLGLLPLTTTLAARKTTVRVHGRMAAGVLFGQPVDVPAFTGYEIHVGVSRRAGGAPFALLHRDGADGEHEDGALAGVVAGTYVHGLFDDDAFRHAALRALRAQAGLAPPRTLVPWREQRETRYDRLASIVREALDVPLLARIAGVGTRV
- the cbiB gene encoding adenosylcobinamide-phosphate synthase CbiB, which translates into the protein MRRRDLAVACALDLALGDPPGWPHPVRAFGAAIAFADRRRARAASPARALAQGALLTIALAGTAALAGRLVERRSRTLAVVLGASTLAMRSLDDAVAAVQHALERADLDAARCALAAIVGRDVDDLDASGVVAAALESLAESFCDGVVAPLFWLRVGGLGGALAFKAISTLDSMIGHREPPYTWFGRVAARADDLANAVPARIAALAVALAARGRVARRRAVATALCDAPAHASPNGGWPEAALAGALAVRLGGRAWYDGVRADRAVLGPTFAPPRLGDLARGRRLVRRATAAVVALTLASAR
- a CDS encoding aminotransferase class I/II-fold pyridoxal phosphate-dependent enzyme; protein product: MSAYHGGDLTAVAREFGRDPAALLDFSANVNPLGPPAGVLDVLRAVLADPRRLSRYPDPRAAALVEVAARALGVAADRVVVGNGGAALLDAAVRALGARRCVLPVPAFSEYARALGAAGIAIVPVELRAADDFALDLVRLLVAVHESGADLCVLANPHNPSGALLPRPAMLALVAELAQQGCAAIVDEAFVDYVPGESIVGELDPELPVVVLRSLTKFYAIPGLRIGYASASPALAPRLRDAFPSWPTGSVEQAAARAALADEAYAHRTRRENAAAREPLVAALTRVGVRVLPSAANFLLLDVSAVASDAIALRARLVREEGIVVRAFPGEPALESAYLRVAVRAGFENAQLVAALERATDRRHPA
- a CDS encoding cob(I)yrinic acid a,c-diamide adenosyltransferase, producing the protein MSETPGPRGRRTQASISTRRGDAGETSLGGGGRVSKAEARVEAYGAIDEVNTMIGLARTLCEDAEVTAALRTIQRELFAVGSAISTKPDAKKPIPEITKAMVARLDALVARWEAEPNVLRDWSIPGEYRGSAALDVARAMARRAERATVRYVTGGGAVQPTVLEYLNRLSDVLWIAARVVEARAGIDARLRDDAHPGPPWSRAW
- a CDS encoding FecR family protein yields the protein MGRTPLLVMCALLVALPAVQAQAAAGDKELARVRGTVEYQLADEPFRPIAGSLVVPDDALAVTLADSRALLRLPDSSTVDIGARARVRVGAFNALASEKPTTLTVELGAIHFTIRHPAGAHANYVFVTPTAQVAVRGTEGYLVAGPRGTDFYCADCTAGDVTVQVGPTAYTLTTGQQIIVVGSDAATANVTVVKAPCVNPAAIAISAGKLGRNVPPERQVDTTDSLSADPLLAPAPSPRP
- a CDS encoding pepsin/retropepsin-like aspartic protease family protein, whose product is MALAPPPLPACAAVTLAHVRAASGDHWNAIAQLTARGRATVSGLHGTARFDDDLRDGRTARRFSIAVMGPSAEIDDGRHWWSQDVSGGVHAYDAWFPRRRAITMEYLTRRAYLDPQPAARITCAGTRIEDGRAVTVLRIVPPGGTPAELAVDARTFLPASVSERLPTTTAVTRYNDYRTVGDVVLPFTIAAGTLHEPEDGYVFDVSRYTVRPSVHASDFTRPRPTGAPVMLGGARTASVPMVLDGAVMMVWASIDGHPPMLFILDTGGHAILTTQTATALGLRPAGAGVTGGSGAGTIAVQYARVRSIRLGAAELRDQPMLVIPYPPAFSDRGRGRAPIAGILGLEVFERFATRLDFHARRVTLTPLDAFAHRGSGSAVPIRFQEDMPLTEASADGHRGLFGVDTGNGGVLLLFGDFLRRTGMFARYPAGRVVIGHGTGGENTARIERLRRFALGGRTIDGMPCAFTDMKSGALSSWTEAGNLGVFVLSYFTPTFDYANGTLYLDPGSAPIGLRRR
- a CDS encoding helix-turn-helix transcriptional regulator; the encoded protein is MADRPRTFTTEHAARSTLRYHHHGIAFATIVLEGAYTEVRDGVPRVCPAGTVVLHDPHEEHADYFTRATRCLNVEFDEVALRRARALREPHGAAALPGWLRHTLDAFEWAGPAPLRDAARMAGLHQTHFCREFRRVLGTTPGAFRRRARLDRASALLVASDASLAGIAQACGFSDQSHLTRTFAGTLGLAPAAYRRAFAR
- a CDS encoding TonB-dependent receptor, yielding MSPSVRAGVSAALLGAACALAPAAPARAAAPSPVPSASPTPPPSIGAVVTSDRRPESLATTTRPTFVVDRATIDAFGDRTVGDALGNVPGVDLFSYGPFGAQVNYGIRGTTSEQTLILQDGIPIIAGTSGSVDVGSLSTIGISRIEVVESGASTLYGTSATGGVVNVISDAQPQSYFRLADGSLGDRDLAAAFGTGGLLVSFERHVADNVYDYPAFAYAGGNATPAGTRTNADAQQSAVRLSYLAQLGAGWTARLTADDTATNIGVPGSLSFLSPDARQGLQREDGQLDIAHTAGPSTLSLSLSGSTQLLDYDYGLGQGAQDTDDARTQASLRYTTSGARTDLVAGLDVARESAVLTFPGEPIEAPEPAVGASAAQAAAYAQVGYDATGALRLVAGLRAEHDAPNGSVAAPSFGAKLALGAARLSANVGEAYRVPTLDELYYPGYANPSLLPEKLTDYDATLAFPALANLSLGYFGRDGSNLIVDNPTTFVPFNASRASVNGLQLNAATPAFGHLRLTAGVTDVYRALDTSTGLRLPNTPPIIATVGLERPFDGGALAYGARVRVVGQTADVPNYNATNAAPYADPFDAYTSADAYVRYRLARTAVLTARVRDLANARYAPIFGYPAPGRTFELELATR